Below is a genomic region from Candidatus Zixiibacteriota bacterium.
TGTAATTCCCTTTCTTCCAGGCAATCTCAATAAGCATAGCAGTATTGTTAATATCAGAATAAGTAACATTAACTCCTAGCTTAATATCGCCGCGGCTGCCCCAGCGTCCTGGCCCCATCAAAATAAATTGACGTTTAGGAAGAAGCTTGTTTAACCTGCCAACTGCTCGTCCGACAGAAAGCAGGGATGATTTATCCGATAGCTCGCTATAACTCTGCGGATCAACATATACGATGTGAGTAATATCCGGAATCTTTCCATTGGAAATGTAGCGATTGGCTGAAAACACTATCTTTTCTTTTGGGACATCCTTTGGAATTGGCGAAGGAAAGCTATCCTCCGAATAACTCTGCGGCCGGCATTGCAAAAGATAAAAGTTTTTCCCATCATGAGCAAATTCAATATCAACGGGAGTTTCAAACTTATCTTCCAAAAGCTTTAGAACGTTCCCTATCTGCTTGACAAAAGGAGTATCTGTGATTAGCCCCTCAAATGTTACCAACAGGTCATCCTTTTGATAATCTATGTTAAAGCCTATCGGTTTGCGAATATGATGACCATCAAAAATGGAAACTGCTTTACTGATGCCGGGAATCTGATCGCCGTACTGTTTTAATAAATCATTAATATCGATTGTTTCAAAAGTATTATTTTTCAGATTTACAACATCAATTTTCTTGGGAGAATATCGAACCACTTCATCAGTGGTAACATTAACCCGCAAGCCTGGCTGGCCGGGCGCTATTAAAACGGGATAATCATCAGCTACCCTGTCAACGGCTCGGGTTCCCAATCCGGGGACTAATCTGACTAAACCATCTTTCCGTTTTATTCTTGGCGACCAGCAAAACTCGTTTCTGCTAAAGGCAACTCCGGCAAAAGTAGGGAGGAAATAATCGCCGATTTTAGTTCCTACTACCTCTTGAATCATGATACCCATTTCTTCACTAAAATCAAGCAGCCCCCTCTCGGCTCGATACTCAATCGGATCAGGTCCAAAAACAGAGGCGTATACTTCAGCTATAGCGTCGGTTAATGCCTCGAGCCTTTGCTGCTTACTACCCTGATTAGAAATAAACAGGCTTTTATACTTGCCGGAAAACGCAGTCCCCATCCTGTCTTCCAATAAACTGGAACTCCGAACAATCAAAGGACAATCCTGAAATTCATCAAGAACCATCGCAAGGCTCTGAATGATATCCGGAGGGAAATGACAATTTTTAAATGATTGAACAATATGGGGATATTCAAAGCGAATCTGGTTAATATCTTTGTATTTTTGTTCTATAACTTCACCAAGGTTGTTATATTTTAAGAAATACAGCAATATATTCGATGTGATAAACCACGATCGGGGAATCTTGATATTACTAAGAATATCAGAAGAATCACCGGCCTTTTTAATTATCTGTTCAGCCAATAGTAAACCGGCGCTCTTACCGCCAAGCTGGCCGTGGCTTTCACCGGAATAGATAATATGATCGATTTTATCATGAATATCGTTGATAGTAAAAAAGTTTTTGGCAATATTAATATATTGCATCTGGCTGGAAAGAAGCCGTCGAACAAGAGCAATTTCAACCCCTTTTTTAGTAGCTGGAGGCAACTCAATTCCTTCGGGCGCAATAAAATGATAGCGGCGAACAGCATCAAAAATCTCAGCCAGTGATGAATTCTTGTTGGCTGCATAGGTTAAGAAATTCAGTTTATCCTGCTGTATCCATTTTTGA
It encodes:
- a CDS encoding pyruvate, phosphate dikinase, whose product is MDEQKKDTSDIIRFLREREKELSCLYRLEEIINKADVAIEDVCRGAIESIPSGWQYSDVCQVKIVLEGSEYKSRGFKETPWVQSADINIHDQVIGKISVYYTKEMPNIDDSPFLKEETKILKMIADRIGHFTMINRMKQISLEYRTVRKHIAENKTIEWRVVLNLLRQTDKNLYLNITQKMLNFLSWSGYDEAVQLLQQSSIQNIYKEEVLGEDNQPHLKRELVLSEEFCNKIYEIAEKHVYDDQILAQIQKWIQQDKLNFLTYAANKNSSLAEIFDAVRRYHFIAPEGIELPPATKKGVEIALVRRLLSSQMQYINIAKNFFTINDIHDKIDHIIYSGESHGQLGGKSAGLLLAEQIIKKAGDSSDILSNIKIPRSWFITSNILLYFLKYNNLGEVIEQKYKDINQIRFEYPHIVQSFKNCHFPPDIIQSLAMVLDEFQDCPLIVRSSSLLEDRMGTAFSGKYKSLFISNQGSKQQRLEALTDAIAEVYASVFGPDPIEYRAERGLLDFSEEMGIMIQEVVGTKIGDYFLPTFAGVAFSRNEFCWSPRIKRKDGLVRLVPGLGTRAVDRVADDYPVLIAPGQPGLRVNVTTDEVVRYSPKKIDVVNLKNNTFETIDINDLLKQYGDQIPGISKAVSIFDGHHIRKPIGFNIDYQKDDLLVTFEGLITDTPFVKQIGNVLKLLEDKFETPVDIEFAHDGKNFYLLQCRPQSYSEDSFPSPIPKDVPKEKIVFSANRYISNGKIPDITHIVYVDPQSYSELSDKSSLLSVGRAVGRLNKLLPKRQFILMGPGRWGSRGDIKLGVNVTYSDINNTAMLIEIAWKKGNYTPDLSFGTHFFQDLVEAGIRYLPLYPDEKNTLFNKKFLKGSNNILSEVLPKYESLKDTVQLIDVSASTDGEILKVLMNAELNEAIGILAKPSKEAPFRKSIEDYSEQQSGNHWAWRLQMAEKIASQIAPDRFGVKGFYVFGSTKNATAGPESDINVLIHFQGTDEQRKKLMLWLEGWSLSLAEMNYQKTGFDNGGLLDIHIITDDDIAKKTSYAIKIEAVTDAARPLQLMKQTK